Genomic segment of Bacteroidales bacterium:
TTGAAGAATGGATGTCGTAATAAATTATTCCTTTGTAAAACCATGCTTTTGCCTTGTTTTTTGTTTCTTCATTAACACATGCTTCATCAATTGCCGTCTTTGCCCTGTCAAGCTTGCCTTCTCTTTGATATTTGAATGCGCTGTTAATATTAATAACTTGTGCTTCCAATTTCATCAGAAAAATCATTCCGATAAATAAAATTGCTATCTTTTTCATAATTTTAAATTTTAATTTTATCAAACTATTTATTATTGCAAAACAATTGCCATAAATTGAAATAACATTAAATTTTTGCAAATTTATATTTTTATTTTAAATAACGTGAATTTGGAATTTATTTTATATTAATTTTTTAGGTTCTATAACGAATAGTTATGGGTAAATAAATTTGAGTAAACAATTGCTACGACCTTCAGATATGCGATAATTTCCGAGTAAAAAGAATTTTCTGCGTGAAGTTGATAGTAAAATCTTACCAGATTATAAAAAAAGAATTACTACTTTTCGTTATTTTCTTCCTTCGATTCTTCCTCAATGTCCTCATCATTTTCTGCTGAATTATCGATTTCATTTTCATCTTCGTCATCCGGTTCGATAGCTTCAATCTCTTCTTCATTAATCGGCAAAGGTTTAACTCTTTCCTGCAATTCGTTCTCGGATTCTTCATCAATAACAACTTTTGTAACTGAAGCAATAGCATCTTCATTTTTCAAATTGATAAGCCGTACTCCCTGTGTTGCTCTACCCATAACTCGTAAGTCGGCAACTGCCATTCTGATAATTATTCCCGATTTATTTATTATCATTAAATCATCGGTATCAACAACGTTCTGAATAGCAATAAGGCAACCGGTTTTATCGGTGATATTTATTGTTTTTACACCTTTGCCGCCTCTGTTTGTAACCCTGTAATCGTCAACTTTTGTTCGTTTTCCGTATCCGTTTTCGGAAACAACAAGTAAAGTTGAATTGCTGTCTTCCACACAAACCATTCCGATAGCTTCATCTTTTGAGTTATTCATTCTTATTCCTCTGACACCGCTTGCGCCTCTGCCCATTGGGCGAACCTTGCTTTCATTAAATCTTATTGCTCTTCCCGATTTCAAGGCAATTACAATTTCATCTTTCCCTCCTGTCATTTTTGCTTCAATAAGATGGTCTCCGTCTTTTACAGTAATTGCTATAATTCCATTCTGGCGTGGACGCGAGAATGCTTCGAGTTTTGTTTTCTTTATTACACCTTTTTGGGTGCACATAATTATGTAATTATTTTCAATATATTCTTTGTCATCAAGATTTTTAACATTTATATATGCTTTGATTTTGTCGCTTGGTTCAAGATTCAAAAGATTTTGTATTGCTCTGCCTTTCGATGCTCTCGTTCCTTCAGGAATTTCATAAACTTTAAGCCAGAAACATTTACCGCTTTCGGTAAAGAAAAGCATATAGTTATGATTTGTTGCGGTAAATAAATGTTCAATATAATCCTCCTCGCGAGAATCGCTTCCCTTAGAACCGCGACCTCCCCTGTTCTGTCGCCTGTATTCGGAAAGCGGAGTTCTTTTTATGTACCCTAAATGCGAAATAGTGATAACAACTGCTTCATCTGCTATTGTATCTTCAATTCTGAAATCATCGGCAGTGTAAACAATTTCACTTCTCGGAGCATCTCCATATTTACTCTTAATTTCGGCAAGTTCTTCTTTTATGATTTTCATTCTTAAAGTTACATCTTCCAATATTTCTTTGAAATACTTTATTTGTTTTAGCAAACCTATATGTTCTTCTTTTATTTTTTCTCTTTCAAGTCCTGTAAGTCGCTGTAAACGCATTTCTAAAATAGCTTTTGCCTGAATTTCAGTCAATGCAAATGCTTCAATTAACCCCGACTTTGCATCATCGGGTGTTGCAGATGATTTTATGAGTTTGATTACTGCATCTATATTGTCAACTGCAATTAACAAGCCCTCTAATATATGTGCACGCTTTTCGGCTTCTTTTAATTCATATTTTGTTCTTCTTACAACAATTTCATGGCGGTGTTCAACAAAGCTTTTAATCATATCCTTTAAATTCAACATTACCGGTCTTCTGTTAATTAAAGCTATATTGTTTACACTAAACGAAGATTGTAGCTGAGTGTATTTAAACAAATTGTTTAATACTACATTTGCAATCGCATCTCTTTTAAGGTCATACACTATCCTTATACCATTCCTGTCAGATTCATCTCTTATATCGGAAATGCCTTCTATTTGCTTCTCATTCACAAGGTCGGCAGTTTTTTTAATCATTTCCGCTTTGTTAACCAGATAAGGAACCGAAGTTGCAATAATTGCATCTTTTTCTTTTGTTATTGGTTCTATATTTGTGTTTGCTCTTATAATAATTCTGCCTCTGCCAGTTTCAAAAGCATTTTTAACGCCTTCGTAACCGTATATAATTCCACCATAAGGAAAATCAGGGGCTTTAATATGTTGCATCAATTCCGCAATAGTAATATCGTTATTGTCAATAAATGCCATAACGCCATCAATTACCTGCGATAAATTATGAGGAGGCATATTTGTTGCCATACCCACGGCAATTCCTGAAGTTCCGTTTATAAGCAGATTTGGGATTTTTGTGGGGAGAATAACCGGCTCTTCAAGGGTATCATCAAAATTGAGTGAGAAATCAACGGTTTCTTTGTCAATATCGGCAAGCATTTCCTCGGCAATTTTTTTCAGGCGTGCTTCTGTATATCGCATCGCAGCGGGACTATCTCCATCAATAGAACCGAAATTTCCTTGCCCGTCAACTAAGGGGTATCGCAACGACCAATCCTGCGCCATCCTCACCATAGCATCATAAACAGAAGTATCTCCGTGAGGATGATACTTACCAAGAACTTCACCCACAATTCTTGCTGATTTTTTATAGGGGCGGTTCGACATAACCCCAAGTTCGTACATTCCAAAAAGCACTCTTCTATGAACCGGTTTAAGTCCATCTCTTATATCAGGTAATGCTCTGGAAACTATCACCGACATTGAATAATCAATGTAAGCCGATTTCATTTGCTCTTCAATATTTACTGCTATAATTTTTTCTCCTTCTTCTGACATACTTTTCCTGCGTTTAAGTTCGTTATGTTAATATTATATTAATACATTAAAAAAATCAAAAATTTTGTTATAGAGGCACCTCTATTTTAATTCCACGAAGTTATAAAAATATTTTATTTTTTTTTAAAAAAAATGAAAGAATTTTAATGTTAATAAAATTTTGTATCTTTGTTATGAAAACAACGTTGAACATTATATTTTAATAAAAAAATATAAAAGCTATATAAAATATGGACGCAAAATTTTCCTCAAGAGTAAAAGATGTTTTAACATTTAGCCGCGAAGAAGCTACTCGCTTAGGTAATGATTATATTGGCACCGAGCATTTATTTCTAGGAATATTAAGAGAAGGCGAAGGCACTGCCGTTCAGATTCTGATGAATTTGGGTGTTAATCTTACTGAAATTAAAAAAAATATTGAATTTTCCATAAGAAAAGAAACTTCACAAAAAATAAATTCCAGCAATATCCCTTTTGTAAAACAGGCAGAAAGAATCCTTAAACTCACTCATCTTGAAGCAAGATACTACAGAAGCAAGGTAATCGGAACAGAACATATTCTTTTATCAATACTAAAAAACGATGACAATGTCGTTACTCAAGCATTGAAGAGATACAACTTAACTTATGAATTGGTTGCTGATGAAGTAAAATTATTAAGTCCGAATCAGGATGTAACAAGTGAATTACCTGGAAACGGTGGTGGTGATGATGACCCTTTTGAAGAAAAGGAAAGCGGTTTCAGTGGAACAAAGAAAACGGGAGATACAAAATCCAAAACTCCAGTGCTTGATAATTTCAGTCGCGACCTTACAAAAGCTGCGGAAGAAAACCGTCTTGACCCTATAGTTGGCAGAGACCGTGAACTTGAACGCATAGCTCAGATATTAAGCCGCAGAAAGAAAAACAATCCTATTCTTATTGGTGAACCAGGAGTTGGAAAATCAGCTATTGCCGAAGGTTTGGCATTGCGAATAATTCAAAGAAAAGTTTCAAGAACACTTTTTGATAAAAGAATTGTTACACTTGATTTGGCATCTTTGGTTGCCGGTACAAAATACCGCGGGCAATTCGAAGAAAGAATGAAAGCCGTTATTAATGAACTCGAAAAAAATCAGAATATAATTCTTTTTATTGACGAAATTCATACTATTGTTGGTGCAGGAGGTGCATCGGGTTCGCTTGATGCGTCTAACATGTTCAAACCGGCATTAGCACGCGGCGACATACAATGTATCGGTGCAACCACACTTGATGAATACCGCCAATACATTGAAAAAGACGGTGCGTTAGACCGCAGGTTTCAGAAAATACTGATTGACCCTCCCACTATTGACGAAACAATCAACATTCTTGCAAAAATTAAACCGCGATACGAAGACCATCATAATGTTTTGTACACCGATGAAGCCATTAAAGCTTGTGTGCTGTTGACTACCAGATACATCACCGACAGGTGTCTGCCCGATAAAGCAATTGATGCTATGGATGAAGCAGGCGCAAGAGTTCATATAAAAAATATAGTTGTACCAAAAGAAATTATTGAAATAGAAAAGAAAATTGAAGAAACAAAACAGGAAAAAAGCCGCACCATAAAATCACAGAAATATGAAGATGCTGCAAAGTTAAGGGATATTGAAAGGAAATTACTTGAAGACCTCGAAAGAACAAAAGCAAACTGGGAACAGGAAACCCGCAATAACAGGGAAACTGTGAGCGATGAAAATGTTGCTGAAGTTGTTGCAATGATGACAGGTGTTCCTGTTCAAAGAATTGCACAAAACGAAAGCGACCGACTTGCCTTGATGGCAGAAGAACTAAAAGGCACTGTAATCGGACAGGATGGCGCAATCGCTAAGGTTGTTAAAGCGATACATCGTAACCGTGCAGGACTAAAAGACCCAAATAAACCTATCGGAACATTTATATTTTTGGGACCTACAGGTGTTGGAAAAACTTATCTTGCAAAAGTTCTTGCTAAATATTTATTCGACAGCGAAGATACTTTGATAAGAGTAGATATGAGCGAATACATGGAAAAATTTGCTGTTTCACGTCTTGTTGGAGCACCTCCGGGATATGTTGGTTACGAAGAAGGCGGTCAGCTTACAGAAAAAGTAAGGAGAAAACCATACTCGGTTGTATTGCTTGATGAAATTGAAAAAGCACATCCCGATGTATTTCATATCTTGCTTCAGGTTCTTGATGATGGCATATTAACCGACAGCTTCGGCAGGAAAGTTGATTTTAAAAACACAATTATTATTATGACTTCAAACATCGGCTCTCGCCAGTTAAGGGAATTCGGTGCCGGCGTTGGCTTTAAAACAAGCAGCAAACTAAAAAATATGGATGAATACAACCGAAGCATTATAGAAAATGCACTAAAAAAAGCATTTGCTCCGGAATTTCTAAACAGAATAGATGATGTTGTGATATTTGAATCATTAGAACGCGAAGATATTCATAAAATAATTGACATTGAACTTGAAAAACTTTATAAAAGAATAAATTCTCTTGGCTATAATATTATACTTACTGAACCTGCAAAAGATTTTATTGCCGATAAAGGTTATGATTCTCTGTTCGGTGCAAGACCTCTGAAACGGGCTATTCAGAAATATTTAGAAGACCCGCTGGCTGAAGAAATAATAAAATCAAAACTTACCGAAGGAGATACAATAAATATTGACTTCAACAAAGATGATGATACTCTGAAAATGGAAACCAAGAAAAAGGAAGCTGCTGTTACAAAAGAAAACGGGAAAAAGAAAGAATCATAAGATGTTTCAGCAAACAGGTGTGAATTGCGGCAAATTTAATTTCAAGCCATCATAAGCAAGTTTAATAAACGAAGGCAATGTCTTCTCAACTTCCTCATGTAATCCTAATTGATGGCTTATATGTGTTAAATATGCTGTTTCGGGTTTAAGTTCACTTAATACTTCAATAGCTTGTTCTAAATTATAATGCGAAATATGTGTGTTTATTCTTAATGCATTTAAAACAATGCATTTTGAACCAATTACCTTATTCATCTCCGTATGCGAAATAGTACTTGCATCAGTGATATATGTAAAATCCCCTACTCTGTATCCAAAAATCCTCAATCTATAATGAAGAACTTCGATTGGTGTAAATTTTATATCATTTATTTCAAAAGGTATATTTTTAATTGTGTGTAAATTTATATCTGGTAAGCTTGAAAACTTTTTATCCTCAAAAGCATAGCAGAAATCTTTTTTTATACTTTTTGTTACTTCTTTTGATGCAAATACATCAATAGGTTTTCTCTGAATATAATTAAATCCTCTCACATCATCCAATCCGCCGATATGGTCTTTATGTGCATGTGTTATAATAACAGCATCAATTTTTTTAACATTTTCTCTGAGCATTTGCTGGCGAAAATCCATTCCCGCATCAATAATAAAATTGTTTCCGTTAATTTCTAACATTACGGATGACCTCAATCGCTTATCTCTGACATCTGCCGATTTGCATACTTCGCAATTGCATGCAACCACAGGTACGCCTTGCGATGTTCCTGTTCCAAGAAATGTTACTTTCATTTTTCTTTATAAATAACAAAGTTAAAATGGGGTTATGCTTATAAAACCTGATTAACTAAGTACTATCAGAATCTTAAACGCCTAATGATTACAAATGATTATTGACGGTATAACATTATTATTCCTTATTATTTTTTCACTTCAACTTTATTGTCATAAATAAGTTTAAAGAAGTAAACTCCGCTTTTTAGATTACTAATATCTATTTGTGTTGTCTTTATTTTTTCATTTTTTAACTACGCAAATATAATAATTTTTATCTGCAGATAAAGTTCACTTTAAATTATTCTTAATACGTCATAATAAAAACTCACAACTGAAAATATCCATATTCATGAAAAATCGTAATTTTTGTTTCATATAAACCGCTAACATCTAACATTTAACATCGAGCAATGGAATTTATTTTTCATTTACAAAGTATTATTCTAAATTTGCTAAATATAAATGTGATAAAAGTTTTCTGCAAATGTGGGTTTTTCTTGTTAGGTTAATTCTTAGATACCGATTGTCGATACTTATTGTTATAGGCATAGTTACTGCTTTCATGGCTTATAATGCGACTAAAGTAAAATTGTCATACGAACTTGCCAGAATGCTTCCTGCTGCCGATTCAGCGAATGTTGAATACGATACATTCAAAAGCAGATTCGGTGAAGATGGAAATGTTTTTGCCATAGGCATAAAAAACGATAAGATTTTTGAACTTGAGGAATTCAACGCACTGTATGATTTGTGTAACACTATTAGAAAATATGAAGGTATTGAAGAAGTTGTTTCGATAACCAGGGCATTGAATATTTTCAAAAATGACAGCACAAGAAAATTTGATTTCAAACCAATAGTACAAACAAAGCCCACCAAACAAACCGAAGTTGACAGTTTAAAAAATATTATTTATTCCCTCCCCTTTTACGAAGGATTATTATTTAATCCCAAAACCAGTTCATACTTAATAGCAATAACGCTCGACAAGAATAAACTCAATAACAAAAGCAGAGTTGGTTTAATATACAGCATAAGAAATATTGTCGAAAAATACAGGATAAAACATAATGTCGAAGTTCATTACTCAGGATTGCCATATATAAGAACCGTTACCTCACAAAAGGTAAAAGAAGAGCTCAAACTATTTGTTTTGCTTTCCCTGATAATAGCATCGTTGATTCTTATTATATTCTTCAGGTCATTCAGGGTTTTATTTTCCTGCCTGATAATTGTTGTAATAAGTGTTATATGGGGATTGGGAACCATTGCATTGTTCAATTATAAAATCACAATATTAACAGGCGTAATTCCGTCGTTGCTTGTTATTAAAGCTATTCAGAACTGCATTTATTTGCTTAACAAATACCACTGGGAATACAAAAATCACGGCAATAAAATAAAAGCATTGTCGCGGGTAGTTCAAAGAATTGGCTTTGCAACGCTTATAACCAATATCACAACAGCAATCGGTTTTGCTGCTTTTATCTTTACCTCAAATGCAATTCTTAAGGAATTCGGAGTTATTGCTTCAATGAATGTAATGTTTGAATATTTACTTTCAATAATACTCATACCTGTTATTTTCAGCTACCTTCCGCCTCCCAAGCAAAAGCACATTTTGTATCTTGACAGCAAATTTGTACAAACAATAATGAATAAGGTAAAATTTATTGTTTTAAACAAACGCGGAACGGTATACATAATAGGAACTGCAATAATACTTGTTTGTTTTTATGGAATGACACTTATGCGTACTTCGGGAAAAGTTGTTGACGACATTCCCGAAAGAGACCCGATTTACAAAGACCTTAAATTTTTTGAAAAGAATTTCAGCGGTGTCATGCCTTTTGAAATATCCATAGATACCAAGAAAAAGAACGGCGTGATGCGGCTGAGCACTATAAGGAAAATTGATTCGCTGCAAAATGTAATTTCAAAGTTTTCCATATTTTCTCAACCCTTATCTCTTGCCGAACTTGTAAAATTCTCGAAACAGTCATTTTACCACGGCGCTCGAGAAAAATATGAACTTCCTGATGGAAGAGAGACAGCTTTTATAATGCAATACTTTCCTTCAAAAATAAAAGGAAAGAAAAATATTTTACATTCATTCATTGACAGTACAAAGCAATATACGCGCATCAGCGTTCAAATGGCTGATATCGGAATGAAAGAAATGAACCTGATGAAGCTGCAACTGAGACCTAAAGTAGATTCCATTTTCCCTCCGAAAAATTTTAATGTGACATTTACCGGCAATAGCATAGTTTACACAAAAGGAACTGAATTTTTAATTCATAATTTGTGGGAAAGCATTGTCATTGCTATTATCCTCATATCATTACTCATGACTTTTGTATTTTCATCATACAGAATGATAGTCATTGCAATGTTCTGCAATCTTATCCCGCTTTTAATTACTGCTGCTATCATGGGTTTTGCAAATATTCCCATAAAGCCATCTACTATCATTGTTTTCAGTGTTGCACTCGGCATAGCAGTTGACAATGCAATAATTTTTCTTTCAAAATACCGCCATGAACTCAAATTTCGCAGTACTGACATAAAAGAATCGGTAATAAATGCACTTGATGAAACCGGCGTGAGCATTATTTATACTTCAATAGTGCTTGTTATGGGATTTGCTATTTATATAGTTTCGGGCTTTGGAGGAACGCAGGCACTCGGCTTGCTTATCACCATCACCTTGTTTGTTGCTTTGTTTTTTAACCTTGTTGCATTGCCTTCGTTAATTCTCAGCTTTAACAAAACAATTGTTACAGAAGCATTCAAAGAACCTTTAATTGAAATTTACGATAACGATGAGGATGCTGAAGAAGAAAACGAAGGAGAAAATAACGACAATAAAATGAAGGAATGAAAGTTTAAAATGTTTGTAGTTTGTAGTTACGCTTTTTATAATGACCAATGGCAAATATCGAAGTTAGCAATTTAGAAATAAAACAATATTTAAGTATTAAAGTTGTGATTAATAAAATTTTCCGAAACTTTAAACTTTAGACATTAAACATTAAACTTTTTTTAAAAAATGAAAGGTATAATATTAGCAGGAGGTGCAGGCACGCGATTGCATCCCATAACCTTAGCCATGAGCAAACAGCTCATGCCAATATACGATAAGCCAATGATTTATTATCCGTTGTCGGTTTTGATGATGGCAGGAATATCCGAAATACTTGTAATTTCAACACCTTCCGACCTTCCTGATTTCGAAAAACTTCTTGGCGACGGGAAAAAAATCGGTTGTTCTTTTAAATATGCAGTGCAGGAAATCCCCAACGGACTTGCTCAAGCATTTGTAATAGGCGAAAAATTTATTAAAAAAGATAAAGTTTGCTTAATACTTGGTGACAACATTTTTTTCAGCAGCGGTTTGCAGGGACTTTTAAAAGAAAACTCCGAACCTGATGGCGGTGTTGTTTTTGCATATCACGTTTCCGACCCTGAAAGATACGGTGTTGTTGCGTTTGATGAAAACCTGAAAGCAATATCAATTGAAGAAAAACCGAAACATCCGAAATCAAATTTTGCTGTACCTGGATTGTATATGTACGACAATAGTGTTGTTGGAGTAGCCAAAAACATTAAACCGAGTGCAAGAGGTGAATATGAAATCACCGATGTAAACAAATGGTATCTTGAAAAAGGCAAACTCAAAGTAGGTGTTTTAAGCAGAGGAACGGCATGGCTCGATACGGGCACTTTTGCTTCGCTCATGCAGGCAAGTCAGTTTGTGCAGGTTATTGAAGAAAGACAGGGATTGAAAATCGGATGTATTGAAGAAGTTGCTTACCGCATGGGATTTATAAATGCAGAACAGTTAAAAAAACTTGCACAACCATTGCTGAAAAGCGGATATGGAGAGTATCTTTTGAAAATCGTTTAATAGTTTGTGGTTTGTAGTTATCGCTTTTTTATACTTTCCACTGACCATTGATTATAAGATAAATATTAAATGTTTTATGGTTTACAGTTTTCAATTTAATAGCACAGGCATTTAAATACCGAAACTTTAGACATTAAACTTTAAACTTTTTTAAATATCGAACATCGAAGTTTGACTGATGACTATTGACTAATGACTTTATTTATGCATTCCATTGAATACTTACAGAAACGAATAGATGAAGAAATTGCAGGTTTGAATTTTAATTTAGAGCCAAAAGAACTTTACGACCCTATTGCGTACATGCTTTCGATAGGCGGGAAAAGATTGCGACCTGCATTAGCACTACTTTCCTGCGATGTTTTCGGCGGTGATATTGAAAAGGCAATTTTCCCCGCTCTTGCTATTGAAACATTTCACAACTTCACACTTATCCATGATGACATAATGGATAATGCACCAATACGCAGAGGACACACTACTGTTTATAAAAATGCAATCCCAATGTTGCCATTCTTTCAGGTGATGCGATGTTTGCCAAAGCTTATGAGCTTCTTATAAAAACCGATGAGATTTATTATAACAAAATTCTGAAAGTATTTAACCAAACCTCCATTGAAGTTTGCGAAGGGCAACAGTTTGATATGAATTTCGAAACTCAGGAAGATATTACAATTCCCGAATACATTAAAATGATTCGTTTAAAAACAGGAGTTCTTATTGCTGCATGTTTTAATGTTGGTTCTATTATTGCTTTTGCTTCCGATGAAGATGCTCAAAATATTTATTCTTTCGGAGAAAATCTCGGCATTGCTTTTCAATTGCAAGACGACCTTCTTGATGTATATGCAGAGCAGAATAAATTCGGGAAAAAAATCGGCAGTGATATTTTAACAAACAAAAAAACCTTTCTTCTGATTAAAGCATTGGAACTTGCAAAAGATAAAACCTCAGAAAAACTAAAGTCCATACTTAAAAGCAATAATTTTATTCCTGAAGAAAAAATCAAGGAAGTTACCGCAATTTACAATTTTCTAAACATTAAAGAACTTACCATAAAAATGATTGACAATTATTACGAAAAATCATTGAGATATCTCGAATTATTGAGCATCAACAATGGAAAGAAAAAAGTTTTAAAGGATTTTGCCGGAAGTATAATGAAAAGGGACTTTTAGCTCGCATTACAGGCAGCTTGCTGCTCTAACAAAATCAACAAAAAGCGGATGTGGGCTGTCAACAGTGCTTCTGTATTCGGGATGGAACTGAACACCGATAAACCAAGGATGAGAAGGCAATTCAATAATTTCCACAAGACCGCCATCAGGATTTATTCCGCTTGCGAGCATTCCTGCTTTCTGAAAATCTTCCAGATAATTATTATTAAATTCAAACCTATGGCGGTGACGCTCTGCAATTTTTGTTTTTTTATAAATTCCATAAACTTTGGTTGCTTCGGTAATCACACAGGGATATGCTCCCAGTCGCATTGTTCCACCTTTGATATATATTTTCTTCTGTTCAGTCATTAAATCAATAACAGGATATTTTGTATTGGGGTTTATTTCTGTAGAATGTGCATCTTTGAATCCAAGAACATTTCTAGCAAACTCAACAACTGCGCATTGCATCCCAAGACATATTCCCAGAAATGGAATTTTATTTTCACGAGCAAATTTAATAGAATGAATCTTACCGTCAATACCGCGCTCGCCGAATCCGGGTGCTACAATAATCCCTTTGAGACCGTTTAATTTTTCGTTGACATTTGCAATAGTAATACCTTCGGAATGTATGAGTTTAATATTTATTTTAAATTCCTGAATTGTTCCTGCCTGTATCAATGATTCAACTATGGATTTATAAGCATCTTTCAGTTCAACATATTTTCCAACCAAGCCAATTTCAATTTCTTTTTTCGGATTTTTGAGTTTCTTTAAAAAGCATTCCCAGTCCTTCAAATCTGGTGCCTTGTCAGCCGACAAGCCAATTTTTCCAAGCACAACTTCATCGAGCTTTTCTTTTTTCATCAAAACAGGAACTTCATAAATTGATGAAGCATCAATGGATTCGATTACAGAACTCGGTTCAACATTGCAAAACAGAGCGATTTTATTTCGTATGGCGGGAGTAATGCTTTTAATGGTGCGGCAAACAAGTATATCGGGCTGAACTCCTGATTCGAGTAAGGTCTTAACGGAATGCTGTGTTGGTTTTGTTTTAAGTTCTCCGGTAGTATTCAAATATGGAAGCAAAGTCAAATGTACAACAAGGCAATCGTTTCCCATTTCCCATTTCAACTGACGAACAGCTTCAATGTATGGAAGCGATTCAATATCGCCAACGGTCCCTCCTATTTCGGTAATTACAATATCATATTTTTTTGTTTCTCCGAGAATTTTAATTCTGTGTTTTATTTCATCCGTAATATGAGGAATTACCTGAACTGTTTCGCCAAGATAATCGCCTTTGCGCTCTTTATCAATTACCGTTTGATATATTCTGCCTGTTGTAACATTATTTGCCTGCGATGTAGGTACATTGAGAAAACGTTCATAATGCCCGAGGTCAAGGTCAGTTTCCGCTCCGTCTTCGGTAACATAACATTCACCGTGTTCATAAGGATTAAGAGTTCCGGGGTCAATATTTATGTATGGGTCGAGTTTTTGTATGGTAATTGAAAAGCCACGTGCCTGCAATAATTTTGCAAGCGATGCTGATATAATACCTTTCCCGAGTGAGGAAGTTACTCCACCTGTTACAAATATATATTTCACCGAAGCCATCAACTGCTGTTTTTTTATTATGCTACAAATCTAATTAATTTTAGATTAAATACAAATTGAAAAATTTTAAATAAATTTATTTTTACAAAAAATCAAAAATTCTGAGCCTCTTATGGGATTTGAACCTATGACCTGTTCATTACGAATGAACTGCTCTACCGCTGAGCTAAAGAGGCATAAAAATATTATTGCTAATCTGCGTTATTCGCAAAAAACAAAATGTTTGTAGTTTGTGGTTTGTCGTTGATTTCCTTTTTTATTTTTTGTTATATATTTTTTCAGCCATGTTCACGGCATTATAAGCATTAAGTAAACCGCCCGTTACCGACAATGTTCCGAATCTAACTTTTTCTTTTTTTGTGGATTTTGAATCCTGTTTATACACTTTTTTCTTTTCAAGTTTCAAGCTTGAATCCATAATAATTTTCTTTATTTCTTTAGCAGTCAATTGAGGGTAATATGACTTCAATAATGCAGCAACACCTGCAACCATGGGACTGGCAAAGCTTGTACCATCACCCGTTGTATATTTGTTGTCCGGTTTTAATGAATAAATATCTTCACCCGGAGCA
This window contains:
- a CDS encoding MMPL family transporter; translated protein: MWVFLVRLILRYRLSILIVIGIVTAFMAYNATKVKLSYELARMLPAADSANVEYDTFKSRFGEDGNVFAIGIKNDKIFELEEFNALYDLCNTIRKYEGIEEVVSITRALNIFKNDSTRKFDFKPIVQTKPTKQTEVDSLKNIIYSLPFYEGLLFNPKTSSYLIAITLDKNKLNNKSRVGLIYSIRNIVEKYRIKHNVEVHYSGLPYIRTVTSQKVKEELKLFVLLSLIIASLILIIFFRSFRVLFSCLIIVVISVIWGLGTIALFNYKITILTGVIPSLLVIKAIQNCIYLLNKYHWEYKNHGNKIKALSRVVQRIGFATLITNITTAIGFAAFIFTSNAILKEFGVIASMNVMFEYLLSIILIPVIFSYLPPPKQKHILYLDSKFVQTIMNKVKFIVLNKRGTVYIIGTAIILVCFYGMTLMRTSGKVVDDIPERDPIYKDLKFFEKNFSGVMPFEISIDTKKKNGVMRLSTIRKIDSLQNVISKFSIFSQPLSLAELVKFSKQSFYHGAREKYELPDGRETAFIMQYFPSKIKGKKNILHSFIDSTKQYTRISVQMADIGMKEMNLMKLQLRPKVDSIFPPKNFNVTFTGNSIVYTKGTEFLIHNLWESIVIAIILISLLMTFVFSSYRMIVIAMFCNLIPLLITAAIMGFANIPIKPSTIIVFSVALGIAVDNAIIFLSKYRHELKFRSTDIKESVINALDETGVSIIYTSIVLVMGFAIYIVSGFGGTQALGLLITITLFVALFFNLVALPSLILSFNKTIVTEAFKEPLIEIYDNDEDAEEENEGENNDNKMKE
- the rfbA gene encoding glucose-1-phosphate thymidylyltransferase RfbA; the protein is MKGIILAGGAGTRLHPITLAMSKQLMPIYDKPMIYYPLSVLMMAGISEILVISTPSDLPDFEKLLGDGKKIGCSFKYAVQEIPNGLAQAFVIGEKFIKKDKVCLILGDNIFFSSGLQGLLKENSEPDGGVVFAYHVSDPERYGVVAFDENLKAISIEEKPKHPKSNFAVPGLYMYDNSVVGVAKNIKPSARGEYEITDVNKWYLEKGKLKVGVLSRGTAWLDTGTFASLMQASQFVQVIEERQGLKIGCIEEVAYRMGFINAEQLKKLAQPLLKSGYGEYLLKIV
- a CDS encoding polyprenyl synthetase family protein, yielding MHSIEYLQKRIDEEIAGLNFNLEPKELYDPIAYMLSIGGKRLRPALALLSCDVFGGDIEKAIFPALAIETFHNFTLIHDDIMDNAPIRRGHTTVYKNAIPMLPFFQVMRCLPKLMSFL
- a CDS encoding polyprenyl synthetase family protein — protein: MFAKAYELLIKTDEIYYNKILKVFNQTSIEVCEGQQFDMNFETQEDITIPEYIKMIRLKTGVLIAACFNVGSIIAFASDEDAQNIYSFGENLGIAFQLQDDLLDVYAEQNKFGKKIGSDILTNKKTFLLIKALELAKDKTSEKLKSILKSNNFIPEEKIKEVTAIYNFLNIKELTIKMIDNYYEKSLRYLELLSINNGKKKVLKDFAGSIMKRDF
- a CDS encoding CTP synthase — its product is MASVKYIFVTGGVTSSLGKGIISASLAKLLQARGFSITIQKLDPYINIDPGTLNPYEHGECYVTEDGAETDLDLGHYERFLNVPTSQANNVTTGRIYQTVIDKERKGDYLGETVQVIPHITDEIKHRIKILGETKKYDIVITEIGGTVGDIESLPYIEAVRQLKWEMGNDCLVVHLTLLPYLNTTGELKTKPTQHSVKTLLESGVQPDILVCRTIKSITPAIRNKIALFCNVEPSSVIESIDASSIYEVPVLMKKEKLDEVVLGKIGLSADKAPDLKDWECFLKKLKNPKKEIEIGLVGKYVELKDAYKSIVESLIQAGTIQEFKINIKLIHSEGITIANVNEKLNGLKGIIVAPGFGERGIDGKIHSIKFARENKIPFLGICLGMQCAVVEFARNVLGFKDAHSTEINPNTKYPVIDLMTEQKKIYIKGGTMRLGAYPCVITEATKVYGIYKKTKIAERHRHRFEFNNNYLEDFQKAGMLASGINPDGGLVEIIELPSHPWFIGVQFHPEYRSTVDSPHPLFVDFVRAASCL